In Geminocystis sp. NIES-3709, a single genomic region encodes these proteins:
- a CDS encoding PilZ domain-containing protein, with translation MSQINEQRNYRRILAVCRILDSDEKFLGFTLDLTPTGIQMIVNRDFPQKSEFEIILNQAREDEILGNNIKIKVQQIWRSSTNEEFDQIGGKIIGVDSPKELETLVKYCDRKAKERYQFDMEWKP, from the coding sequence ATGAGCCAAATTAATGAGCAAAGAAACTACCGTCGTATTCTGGCTGTTTGTAGAATACTAGATTCTGACGAAAAATTTTTGGGTTTTACTCTTGATTTAACTCCTACAGGTATTCAAATGATCGTGAATAGAGATTTTCCTCAAAAATCAGAATTTGAAATTATCTTGAATCAGGCTAGGGAAGATGAAATTTTAGGAAATAATATTAAAATCAAAGTACAACAAATTTGGCGATCGTCAACCAATGAAGAATTTGATCAAATCGGTGGGAAAATTATCGGTGTTGATTCTCCAAAAGAACTAGAAACTTTGGTTAAGTATTGCGATCGAAAAGCCAAAGAAAGATACCAGTTTGATATGGAATGGAAACCTTAA